The Armatimonadota bacterium genome includes a window with the following:
- the sufD gene encoding Fe-S cluster assembly protein SufD, whose product MSEAVTRALSDAWAEPGWMRRYRARALNMFEALPLPGSTEEAWRRTPAEWLLQEELLPAVEEAGTGSLPREVTDALAVEEDRSGAVVNRNGAPLLVELDPALRGKGVIFVDLRTAAREHPELLERSLGSVIRPEENKFTAQHAAYLSGGSVLYVPRNVEISRPFVYVEWLEADRIALFPHLLVILEEGAEATLVQFLRSAPVRAGFVNLGVEIRLGDASRLRYACGQNWASEVREFGVVRAEVGRDASLASFVSAFGGSVVKDFVQVHLRGPGGSSEMLGAFFASDHQHYDYHTLQEHCAPHTTSDLLYKYAVLDAARTIFAGLIRVHPGAQRTNAFQSNRNLLLSPDARADSKPELEIMANDLRCTHGSAVSRIDEQHVFYLQSRGLTRRQAVHMMVEGFFSEVLDRLPRENLRLHLEQLVARKMGAEAPLGRVTALRTLLEEARR is encoded by the coding sequence GTGGATGCGGCGGTATCGCGCCCGGGCTCTGAATATGTTCGAGGCCTTGCCCCTCCCCGGGTCTACGGAGGAGGCGTGGCGGCGCACGCCCGCGGAGTGGCTGCTGCAGGAAGAGCTCCTGCCCGCGGTGGAGGAGGCGGGCACGGGATCCCTCCCCCGGGAGGTCACCGACGCCCTGGCGGTGGAGGAGGATCGATCTGGGGCCGTGGTCAACCGGAACGGTGCCCCCCTCCTGGTGGAGTTGGATCCCGCGCTCCGAGGCAAGGGGGTGATCTTCGTAGACCTACGCACCGCGGCCCGGGAGCACCCGGAGCTCCTCGAGCGATCCCTGGGTTCCGTGATTCGCCCCGAGGAGAACAAGTTCACCGCTCAACACGCGGCGTACCTGAGTGGCGGGTCGGTTCTGTACGTGCCGCGGAACGTGGAGATCTCCAGACCCTTCGTGTACGTGGAATGGCTGGAGGCGGACCGGATCGCCCTGTTCCCCCACCTGCTGGTGATCCTGGAAGAGGGGGCCGAGGCGACCCTGGTTCAGTTCTTGCGGTCCGCCCCCGTCCGTGCGGGGTTCGTGAACCTGGGGGTGGAGATTCGGTTGGGAGATGCTAGCCGGCTGCGGTATGCGTGTGGGCAGAATTGGGCCTCGGAGGTGCGTGAGTTCGGAGTGGTGCGGGCGGAGGTGGGCCGGGATGCGAGCCTGGCCAGCTTCGTGAGCGCCTTCGGGGGGAGCGTGGTCAAGGACTTCGTGCAGGTGCATCTCCGTGGCCCGGGCGGATCCAGCGAGATGCTGGGGGCCTTTTTCGCCTCAGACCACCAGCACTACGACTACCACACCCTCCAGGAGCACTGTGCCCCCCATACCACCAGCGATCTCCTGTACAAGTACGCGGTGCTGGATGCGGCCCGGACCATTTTCGCGGGGCTCATCCGGGTGCATCCGGGAGCGCAGCGCACCAATGCCTTCCAGTCGAACCGCAACCTTCTCCTCTCCCCGGATGCCCGGGCGGACAGCAAGCCGGAGCTGGAGATCATGGCCAATGACCTCCGGTGTACCCATGGATCCGCGGTGAGCCGGATTGACGAGCAGCACGTGTTCTACCTGCAGAGCCGGGGCCTCACCCGTCGGCAGGCGGTGCACATGATGGTCGAGGGGTTCTTCAGCGAGGTGCTGGACCGTCTGCCCCGAGAGAACCTTCGGTTGCACCTGGAGCAAC